A portion of the Zootoca vivipara chromosome 6, rZooViv1.1, whole genome shotgun sequence genome contains these proteins:
- the LOC118088009 gene encoding uncharacterized protein LOC118088009 isoform X1: MAKTWAILLLPALFYQAFSLQCNTCHGEYDCLGENMTCEDPSASCSTSVRKAYVGFLEFQSVRKGCARQLFPHESISLNSHLMSLSYQARYCAEDGCNNETYFVSHPIPVNHMRCHSCATQGAWCPEASRTQISCAGDQDQCLDLAVTGKLGQYDNMKMKGCTNLPRCQETLSFHSADRTIHASCCSTALCNTFNPDLHVQSQATNGLECYSCVDDNGSGSGCSKKSISKVQCTGIHNMCLEGIGNSRKAGRDLGLVTFKGCASPAMCQSSLLALVQELDNADVMCCQGSLCNDRIVDGVVTQPIVPADSADTTTVAECATPTPSGTAANPDCIYDDEDEDSVAVAHVPAGADLSPGSHADNETAYKVNEKEGSESLVNEGDRDNSTTAGEHVVNENIVGGHTEGHTVSPAGTTDSEDMAVGGSSAATNLDESNAGTNATSSGNHGSVVVLVPVVVPKKNATSATATTTTSSSSSETSAGNMVVAASSNDDDEYEECEAEEEAVSTGEQFMAAKEANREGSATTHPSGVFYESETRPHGHGYAHSPAAGTTGSSNVDHTGHTTSSENHGAASGEYVSVDGSTPQPGHATSGSTVGGKVEAGAPVVITANAPAATSSPAGAVLVSGAAAGTPRPKKKIPCKRPRPQSQPGVNLAAAPGAGSRGVEDTARKNPESSLFSDAKLPELKGGGKGTLENGALGLVSNLGLFCFTLLLAALLH, translated from the exons CCTTTTCCTTGCAATGCAACACATGTCACGGTGAGTACGATTGCTTAGGAGAGAACATGACATGCGAAGATCCTTCGGCCAGCTGCTCAACATCTGTCCGAAAGGCTTATGTTG gcttcCTGGAATTCCAGTCAGTGAGGAAAGGATGTGCCCGTCAGCTGTTCCCCCACGAATCAATCTCCCTCAACTCTCATCTCATGTCTCTTTCGTACCAGGCACGCTACTGTGCTGAGGATGGCTGTAACAATGAGACCTACTTTG TCTCCCATCCAATCCCTGTCAATCACATGCGCTGCCACAGCTGTGCCACCCAAGGAGCCTGGTGCCCCGAAGCTTCTCGCACTCAGATCAGCTGTGCTGGGGATCAGGACCAGTGTTTGGATCTTGCCGTCACCGGAAAACTGG GTCAGTATGACAACATGAAAATGAAGGGCTGCACCAACCTCCCACGGTGCCAGGAGACCTTGAGCTTCCACTCTGCAGACCGTACCATCCATGCCAGCTGCTGCTCAACAGCCCTCTGCAATACCTTCAACCCAG aTCTTCATGTCCAAAGCCAGGCAACGAACGGGCTAGAATGCTATAGCTGTGTGGATGACAACGGCTCTGGGTCTGGGTGCTCCAAAAAATCAATCTCCAAGGTGCAATGCACAGGCATCCACAACATGTGCTTGGAGGGGATTGGCAACAGCCGTAAAG CTGGTAGGGATTTGGGCCTAGTGACCTTCAAAGGCTGTGCCTCCCCAGCCATGTGCCAGAGCTCTCTCCTGGCTTTGGTGCAAGAGCTGGACAACGCCGACGTCATGTGTTGCCAAGGCAGCCTCTGCAATGACCGCATCGTGGACGGCGTGGTGACCCAGCCCATAGTCCCTGCGGACAGTGCTGACACCACGACGGTGGCAGAGTGCGCCACCCCCACACCGTCTGGCACCGCAGCAAATCCTGACTGCATCTACGATGACGAGGATGAAGACAGCGTCGCAGTTGCCCACGTCCCCGCTGGTGCAGACCTGTCTCCCGGGAGCCACGCCGATAATGAGACGGCCTACAAGGTCAATGAGAAGGAAGGGAGTGAGTCTTTGGTCAATGAAGGCGACCGTGACAACTCAACAACTGCGGGCGAACATGTCGTCAATGAGAATATCGTTGGCGGTCACACAGAGGGCCACACTGTCTCCCCCGCGGGCACCACAGACTCTGAGGACATGGCAGTGGGCGGTTCCTCAGCTGCCACAAACTTGGACGAGAGCAATGCCGGCACCAACGCCACCTCTTCTGGCAATCATGGCAGCGTTGTTGTGCTGGTGCCCGTCGTGGTCCCCAAGAAGAATGCCACTTCTGCcactgctaccaccaccacctcctcttcctcctcagaaaCAAGCGCTGGCAACATGGTCGTGGCAGCTTCCAGCAATGACGATGACGAGTATGAAGAATGTGAGGCTGAAGAAGAGGCCGTCAGCACTGGGGAGCAGTTCATGGCTGCTAAGGAGGCAAACCGTGAAGGTTCGGCCACCACCCACCCTTCAGGGGTGTTCTATGAAAGCGAAACCCGGCCCCATGGGCATGGATATGCTCACTCTCCTGCTGCTGGTACCACAGGAAGCAGCAATGTGGACCACACTGGCCACACAACTAGCAGCGAAAATCACGGAGCTGCCAGTGGCGAGTATGTCAGCGTTGACGGTAGCACTCCCCAGCCAGGCCACGCCACCAGTGGCTCCACCGTGGGAGGAAAGGTGGAGGCAGGTGCCCCCGTTGTGATCACCGCCAACGCACCAGCCGCCACCAGCAGTCCTGCCGGAGCAGTCCTCGTTTCTGGAGCGGCAGCTGGCACTCCACGCCCCAAGAAGAAGATCCCATGCAAGCGGCCCAGGCCCCAAAGCCAACCTGGCGTGAACCTGGCAGCCGCACCTGGAGCTGGGAGTCGAGGCGTGGAGGACACTGCCAGAAAGAACCCCGAATCCTCGTTGTTCAGCGATGCTAAGCTGCCGGAgctcaagggaggggggaaaggcacccTTGAAAATGGGGCTTTGGGCCTTGTCTCCAACTTGGGCCTCTTCTGTTTCACTCTCCTGTTGGCGGCCCTGTTGCATTGA
- the LOC118088009 gene encoding apomucin isoform X2 has product MTCEDPSASCSTSVRKAYVGFLEFQSVRKGCARQLFPHESISLNSHLMSLSYQARYCAEDGCNNETYFVSHPIPVNHMRCHSCATQGAWCPEASRTQISCAGDQDQCLDLAVTGKLGQYDNMKMKGCTNLPRCQETLSFHSADRTIHASCCSTALCNTFNPDLHVQSQATNGLECYSCVDDNGSGSGCSKKSISKVQCTGIHNMCLEGIGNSRKAGRDLGLVTFKGCASPAMCQSSLLALVQELDNADVMCCQGSLCNDRIVDGVVTQPIVPADSADTTTVAECATPTPSGTAANPDCIYDDEDEDSVAVAHVPAGADLSPGSHADNETAYKVNEKEGSESLVNEGDRDNSTTAGEHVVNENIVGGHTEGHTVSPAGTTDSEDMAVGGSSAATNLDESNAGTNATSSGNHGSVVVLVPVVVPKKNATSATATTTTSSSSSETSAGNMVVAASSNDDDEYEECEAEEEAVSTGEQFMAAKEANREGSATTHPSGVFYESETRPHGHGYAHSPAAGTTGSSNVDHTGHTTSSENHGAASGEYVSVDGSTPQPGHATSGSTVGGKVEAGAPVVITANAPAATSSPAGAVLVSGAAAGTPRPKKKIPCKRPRPQSQPGVNLAAAPGAGSRGVEDTARKNPESSLFSDAKLPELKGGGKGTLENGALGLVSNLGLFCFTLLLAALLH; this is encoded by the exons ATGACATGCGAAGATCCTTCGGCCAGCTGCTCAACATCTGTCCGAAAGGCTTATGTTG gcttcCTGGAATTCCAGTCAGTGAGGAAAGGATGTGCCCGTCAGCTGTTCCCCCACGAATCAATCTCCCTCAACTCTCATCTCATGTCTCTTTCGTACCAGGCACGCTACTGTGCTGAGGATGGCTGTAACAATGAGACCTACTTTG TCTCCCATCCAATCCCTGTCAATCACATGCGCTGCCACAGCTGTGCCACCCAAGGAGCCTGGTGCCCCGAAGCTTCTCGCACTCAGATCAGCTGTGCTGGGGATCAGGACCAGTGTTTGGATCTTGCCGTCACCGGAAAACTGG GTCAGTATGACAACATGAAAATGAAGGGCTGCACCAACCTCCCACGGTGCCAGGAGACCTTGAGCTTCCACTCTGCAGACCGTACCATCCATGCCAGCTGCTGCTCAACAGCCCTCTGCAATACCTTCAACCCAG aTCTTCATGTCCAAAGCCAGGCAACGAACGGGCTAGAATGCTATAGCTGTGTGGATGACAACGGCTCTGGGTCTGGGTGCTCCAAAAAATCAATCTCCAAGGTGCAATGCACAGGCATCCACAACATGTGCTTGGAGGGGATTGGCAACAGCCGTAAAG CTGGTAGGGATTTGGGCCTAGTGACCTTCAAAGGCTGTGCCTCCCCAGCCATGTGCCAGAGCTCTCTCCTGGCTTTGGTGCAAGAGCTGGACAACGCCGACGTCATGTGTTGCCAAGGCAGCCTCTGCAATGACCGCATCGTGGACGGCGTGGTGACCCAGCCCATAGTCCCTGCGGACAGTGCTGACACCACGACGGTGGCAGAGTGCGCCACCCCCACACCGTCTGGCACCGCAGCAAATCCTGACTGCATCTACGATGACGAGGATGAAGACAGCGTCGCAGTTGCCCACGTCCCCGCTGGTGCAGACCTGTCTCCCGGGAGCCACGCCGATAATGAGACGGCCTACAAGGTCAATGAGAAGGAAGGGAGTGAGTCTTTGGTCAATGAAGGCGACCGTGACAACTCAACAACTGCGGGCGAACATGTCGTCAATGAGAATATCGTTGGCGGTCACACAGAGGGCCACACTGTCTCCCCCGCGGGCACCACAGACTCTGAGGACATGGCAGTGGGCGGTTCCTCAGCTGCCACAAACTTGGACGAGAGCAATGCCGGCACCAACGCCACCTCTTCTGGCAATCATGGCAGCGTTGTTGTGCTGGTGCCCGTCGTGGTCCCCAAGAAGAATGCCACTTCTGCcactgctaccaccaccacctcctcttcctcctcagaaaCAAGCGCTGGCAACATGGTCGTGGCAGCTTCCAGCAATGACGATGACGAGTATGAAGAATGTGAGGCTGAAGAAGAGGCCGTCAGCACTGGGGAGCAGTTCATGGCTGCTAAGGAGGCAAACCGTGAAGGTTCGGCCACCACCCACCCTTCAGGGGTGTTCTATGAAAGCGAAACCCGGCCCCATGGGCATGGATATGCTCACTCTCCTGCTGCTGGTACCACAGGAAGCAGCAATGTGGACCACACTGGCCACACAACTAGCAGCGAAAATCACGGAGCTGCCAGTGGCGAGTATGTCAGCGTTGACGGTAGCACTCCCCAGCCAGGCCACGCCACCAGTGGCTCCACCGTGGGAGGAAAGGTGGAGGCAGGTGCCCCCGTTGTGATCACCGCCAACGCACCAGCCGCCACCAGCAGTCCTGCCGGAGCAGTCCTCGTTTCTGGAGCGGCAGCTGGCACTCCACGCCCCAAGAAGAAGATCCCATGCAAGCGGCCCAGGCCCCAAAGCCAACCTGGCGTGAACCTGGCAGCCGCACCTGGAGCTGGGAGTCGAGGCGTGGAGGACACTGCCAGAAAGAACCCCGAATCCTCGTTGTTCAGCGATGCTAAGCTGCCGGAgctcaagggaggggggaaaggcacccTTGAAAATGGGGCTTTGGGCCTTGTCTCCAACTTGGGCCTCTTCTGTTTCACTCTCCTGTTGGCGGCCCTGTTGCATTGA